A single window of Nicotiana sylvestris chromosome 3, ASM39365v2, whole genome shotgun sequence DNA harbors:
- the LOC104213390 gene encoding uncharacterized protein has translation MSDPYEKVKGGRLTFKGGTVASRSKAIDKKKKKKKNKSTDDVVSDEPLTGDAAVAATEQDADAATDDIYTIDAAKRRKYDELFPVEAKKFGYDPNAKVKSVEDALDDRVKKKADRYCK, from the coding sequence ATGTCGGACCCATACGAGAAAGTGAAAGGAGGTCGGTTAACCTTCAAGGGAGGCACAGTAGCCAGCCGCAGCAAAGCAATcgacaagaagaagaagaaaaagaagaacaagtCCACCGACGACGTCGTTTCCGACGAGCCCTTGACCGGTGACGCTGCCGTTGCCGCTACTGAACAAGATGCCGACGCCGCTACTGATGATATTTATACGATTGACGCCGCTAAGCGTAGGAAATACGATGAGTTGTTTCCGGTCGAGGCTAAGAAATTCGGGTACGACCCGAATGCAAAAGTCAAGTCCGTTGAAGATGCCCTTGATGACCGGGTCAAGAAGAAAGCTGACCGTTACTGTAAATGA
- the LOC104213389 gene encoding putative pentatricopeptide repeat-containing protein At2g01510, producing the protein MGNLRAINPWDAIRMSTKRFYYGCSERIFDVPVDVRRIKTGFDPEISRLNFQLKDLVRTNQIAKARQLFDEMPCKNTCSVNMMVSGYVKSHNLSRARELFDSMLSRNEVSWTTMIGGYSQNNQPKEAFSLYTGMCRSGINPDHITFATLLSGFDDATTLKEVIQIHSHIIRFGFSSSLIVCNSLVDSYCKTCCLDIASQLFNEMSTKDSVSFNVMITGYTKYGFHEEALKLFMQMRNMGFQPSDFTLAAVLGLSAGSDDVIFGQQIHGLAIKTSYVWDIFVANALLDFYSKHDYIDFAKNLFDQLPELDGVSYNIIITGYAWGGQYEKSFDLFKRLQRTTFDRKNFPFPTMLSVAATELNLAMGRQIHAQAVVTTADSVVQVGNSLVDMYAKCEKFDEANRIFANLSYRSSVPWTALISIYVQKGLHEEALKMFKDMNRENVHGDQATFASTLKASASLASVSLGKQLHSSVIRLGLMSSVFSGSVLVDMYAKCGSMKDAIEVFKEMPDRNIVCWNALISAYAQNGDAEATFSSFRDMIESGIYPDSVSFLSVLTACRHRGLVEKALWNFNSMTQVYNLDARKEHYATMIDVLCRSGRFNEAEKLISEMPFEPDEIMWSSVLNSCRIHKNQDLAKKAADQLFKMDALRDAAAYVNMSNIYAEAGKWENAAKVKKAMRERGVKKVTAYSWVEIDHRVHVFTANDRTHPQTEQIRRKIDSLIELMDKEGYKPDTSCTLQNVDEEMKIESLKYHSERLAIAFALISTPEGSPIIIMKNLRACVDCHAAIKVISKIVGREITVRDSSRFHHFRGGSCSCEDYW; encoded by the exons ATGGGCAATTTAAGAGCTATAAATCCTTGGGATGCAATTAGGATGTCCACAAAGAGATTTTACTATGGCTGCag TGAACGTATTTTTGATGTTCCAGTAGATGTCCGCAGAATcaaaacgggttttgacccagaAATATCTCGCCTTAACTTCCAACTGAAGGATTTAGTAAGAACAAATCAAATTGCAAAGGCACGTCAACTGTTTGATGAAATGCCATGCAAAAACACTTGCTCGGTGAACATGATGGTTTCGGGTTATGTGAAGTCACATAATCTTTCTCGTGCGAGGGAGTTATTTGATAGCATGCTCTCTCGTAATGAAGTTTCATGGACTACGATGATTGGTGGTTACTCTCAGAACAATCAGCCTAAAGAGGCTTTTAGTCTATACACGGGGATGTGTAGGTCGGGGATTAACCCGGATCATATTACCTTTGCAACTCTCTTATCAGGTTTTGATGATGCAACAACTTTAAAAGAAGTAATTCAgattcattcccatatcattagATTTGGATTTAGTTCAAGTCTTATTGTTTGCAACAGTTTAGTAGATTCATACTGCAAAACTTGCTGCCTTGATATAGCGTCTCAACTGTTCAATGAAATGTCAACTAAAGATTCTGTAAGCTTCAATGTTATGATAACAGGGTACACAAAATACGGTTTTCATGAAGAAGCATTAAAGCTATTTATGCAAATGCGGAATATGGGTTTTCAGCCTTCAGATTTTACTTTAGCAGCAGTGCTAGGTCTGAGTGCTGGATCAGATGATGTTATTTTTGGCCAACAAATTCATGGACTTGCCATCAAGACCAGCTATGTTTGGGACATATTTGTTGCAAATGCATTGCTTGATTTCTACTCGAAGCATGACTATATAGATTTCGCAAAGAATCTCTTCGATCAGCTGCCTGAGTTAGATGGTGTTTCGTATAACATAATTATCACAGGTTATGCATGGGGTGGGCAGTATGAGAAATCATTTGATCTCTTCAAAAGGCTACAGCGTACAACATTTGACAGAAAGAATTTTCCTTTCCCTACGATGTTGAGCGTAGCTGCGACAGAACTAAATTTAGCAATGGGAAGACAAATCCATGCACAAGCAGTTGTGACAACAGCTGATTCAGTAGTTCAAGTAGGAAATTCCCTTGTTGACATGTATGCAaagtgtgaaaaatttgatgaagcTAACAGAATATTTGCAAATCTGTCATACAGAAGCTCTGTTCCATGGACAGCCTTAATCTCAATATATGTTCAAAAGGGTCTTCATGAGGAGGCACTCAAAATGTTCAAGGATATGAATAGAGAAAATGTTCATGGTGACCAGGCAACTTTTGCTAGCACTTTAAAAGCTTCGGCAAGTTTGGCTTCAGTCTCTCTTGGGAAGCAATTACATTCTTCTGTGATCAGACTGGGATTGATGTCTAGTGTTTTTTCTGGCAGTGTTCTTGTAGACATGTATGCAAAATGTGGGTCCATGAAAGATGCAATTGAAGTTTTCAAAGAGATGCCAGATAGGAATATAGTATGTTGGAATGCACTGATTTCGGCATATGCTCAGAATGGCGATGCTGAGGCCACATTTAGCTCCTTCAGGGATATGATTGAATCAGGTATCTATCCTGATTCTGTTAGTTTTCTCAGTGTCCTAACTGCCTGCAGGCACCGTGGGCTTGTCGAAAAGGCACTATGGAATTTCAATTCTATGACGCAAGTATATAATCTTGACGCAAGGAAAGAACACTATGCAACAATGATTGATGTGTTATGTAGAAGTGGAAGATTCAATGAGGCAGAGAAGCTGATTTCTGAAATGCCATTTGAGCCGGATGAGATAATGTGGTCATCAGTTTTAAACTCATGCAGAATTCATAAGAATCAAGACCTTGCCAAAAAGGCTGCTGACCAACTTTTCAAGATGGATGCTCTTAGAGATGCTGCTGCTTATGTCAACATGTCCAACATCTATGCGGAAGCAGGCAAGTGGGAAAATGCGGCAAAAGTCAAGAAGGCTATGAGGGAAAGAGGAGTTAAAAAGGTCACTGCCTATAGCTGGGTTGAAATTGACCACAGAGTTCATGTATTCACTGCAAATGACAGAACCCATCCACAAACTGAGCAGATCAGAAGAAAAATTGACTCATTGATTGAGCTAATGGACAAGGAAGGATACAAGCCCGATACAAGTTGTACCCTTCAAAATGTGgatgaagaaatgaaaatagaatcACTCAAATATCACAGTGAGAGGTTGGCCATTGCCTTTGCATTGATTAGTACTCCTGAAGGATCGCCCATTATCATTATGAAAAACTTGCGAGCTTGCGTAGATTGTCATGCTGCAATTAAAGTTATCTCCAAAATTGTTGGAAGGGAGATCACCGTGCGAGATTCAAGTAGGTTCCATCACTTTAGAGGTGGATCATGTTCATGTGAGGATTACTGGTGA
- the LOC104229105 gene encoding xyloglucan endotransglucosylase/hydrolase protein 9-like, producing MQAHIASSPQVDKKSPLVPEFNKEDIEKLKTLLESLEISSSAGSCSMAFAGVGVNFTEVFESSWSPDHITVVGDQVMLTLDNASGCGFQSKNKYMFGKASAQIKLVDGDSAGTVIAFYMSSEGANHDELDFEFLGNVSGEPYLVQTNVYANGTGDREQRHSLWFDPTADFHTYSFFWNHHTIIFSVDDIPIRVFKNTEKKGVAYPKNQGMGVYGSLWNADDWATQGGRVKTNWSHSPFVATFRAFEIDACDLSGEDTVAAGAKCGKLAQCWWDKPAMRELNKSKKRQFKMVQSKHLVYDYCKDTARFTQMPKECLD from the exons ATGCAGGCACACATTGCTAGCAGCCCTCAGGTTGATAAAAAAAGTCCATTAGTCCCAGAATTCAACAAAGAAGATATTGAGAAATTGAAGACATTGCTGGAATCTCTGGAGATATCATCTTCGGCAGGTAGTTGTTCAATGGCTTTTGCAG GGGTTGGTGTCAACTTCACCGAAGTTTTCGAGTCGAGTTGGTCACCTGACCATATTACTGTGGTAGGAGACCAAGTTATGCTCACCCTTGACAATGCTTCTG GCTGCGGGTTTCAGTCGAAGAACAAATATATGTTTGGGAAAGCCAGCGCGCAGATCAAACTAGTTGATGGAGATTCAGCTGGAACAGTCATTGCTTTTTAT ATGTCATCAGAGGGAGCTAATCACGACGAACTGGACTTTGAGTTTCTAGGGAATGTTTCAGGAGAACCATACCTAGTACAAACAAATGTGTACGCGAATGGCACCGGAGACAGAGAGCAGAGGCATAGTCTTTGGTTCGATCCAACTGCGGATTTCCACACTTACTCTTTCTTTTGGAATCATCATACCATTAT CTTTTCGGTTGATGACATTCCTATTAGAGTGTTCAAAAACACAGAGAAAAAAGGCGTGGCATACCCGAAAAATCAAGGCATGGGAGTTTATGGATCGTTGTGGAATGCAGATGACTGGGCTACACAAGGAGGGAGAGTGAAGACCAACTGGAGCCACTCTCCATTTGTTGCAACATTTCGAGCGTTCGAGATTGATGCTTGTGATTTGTCTGGTGAGGACACAGTTGCTGCAGGCGCAAAATGTGGCAAGTTAGCACAATGCTGGTGGGATAAGCCAGCCATGAGGGAGCTGAACAAGAGCAAAAAGCGCCAATTCAAAATGGTTCAATCTAAGCACTTGGTCTATGATTATTGTAAGGATACTGCAAGATTCACTCAAATGCCTAAAGAATGCTTGGACTAG
- the LOC104229103 gene encoding uncharacterized protein, with protein MSTIHMSSLTLPTISQRQSFSSFPNSKPIDSTRIKASPIEAEAEQELKRKIEMRVCTNRTCRKQGSLDTLQVLSGIAPPYVTVNSCGCLGHCGAGPNVVVLPDAVFVKHCGTASRAAEIMTFVCLGKRDDVEGESRKSLEALALRKRAEDEMSNGNFSEAHSLLSQAIDLKPFGGVHIILKDRSAAELAMGNLADALDDAKEALTIAPNYPEGYICQGDALMAADQVDAADKSYSMALELDPSIRRSKSFKARIAKLKEKLALANLE; from the exons ATGAGTACAATTCATATGAGCAGTCTCACTCTCCCCACCATTTCTCAGCGGCAATCCTTTTCGTCATTCCCCAATTCCAAACCAATTGACTCTACAAGAATCAAAGCATCGCCaatagaagcagaagcagaacAAGAATTAAAAAGGAAGATAGAAATGAGAGTTTGCACAAACAGGACATGCAGGAAACAGGGATCTTTAGACACCCTTCAAGTTCTTTCCGGTATTGCCCCTCCCTACGTCACCGTTAACTCCTGTGGGTGTCTTGGCCATTGCGGAGCTGGACCTAACGTCGTCGTTTTACCCGACGCCGTCTTTGTTAAGCACTGTGGTACTGCTTCTCGAGCTGCTGAAATTATGACGTTCGTCTGCCTTGGTAAGAGGGATGACGTGGAAGGGGAAAGCAGGAAAAGCTTGGAGGCTTTAGCATTGAGGAAAAGAGCGGAGGATGAAATGAGTAATGGCAATTTTTCTGAGGCTCATAGTTTGCTCTCACAG GCTATTGATCTAAAACCGTTTGGAGGTGTTCATATTATTCTCAAAGACAG GTCTGCTGCGGAGTTGGCAATGGGAAATTTGGCTGATGCACTTGACGATGCTAAGGAGGCGTTGACTATTGCTCCCAATTATCCTGAA GGTTATATCTGCCAAGGTGATGCTTTGATGGCTGCAGACCAAGTTGATGCAGCCGACAAATCATACTCCATGGCTTTGGAGTTAGATCCGTCCATCCGTCGTTCAAAATCATTCAAG GCTCGGATTGCAAAGCTTAAGGAGAAACTTGCTCTTGCTAATTTGGAATGA
- the LOC104229102 gene encoding kinase-interacting family protein: METKLKAEKKHGGEASTPISMASSNYSKRRNFSRPSWLLCTVADLDEKMKNVALNIPEKNNADSFAERADAYYQKRPQLLALLQELYNSYVSLADRYCQALAKNHHHNRRYSSPIPSLTFSENDNCDEEDNGGEIIESDAESSLSYQPSFPPSTQGKFDADMIVADLVIRTVEYDFVLDELNQVEKQNNESLRKVDLQKSLLDVLESERLILLNENARLGYKVASLMEENKGLSSESLFLKRKAAELARCILKMREDHRVCMLSRKIEDLQGQIYGLEKRNKEYYDQLVKHEEEKKSRSKSMKGKREVSLKGCFKVPEDVVAGITRSFSFGNLKKGDQHGNFKVEDEKKVPKLWDRVKKFDIFLCGPNFNSPYC, translated from the exons ATGGAAACAAAACTGAAGGCAGAGAAAAAACATGGTGGTGAAGCCTCAACTCCTATTTCTATGGCTTCTTCAAATTATTCAAAAAGGAGAAACTTCAGTAGACCCTCTTGGCTTCTTTGCACAGTTGCTG ATTTGGATGAGAAGATGAAGAACGTTGCTCTGAACATTCCAGAAAAAAACAATGCTGACAGTTTTGCAGAACGTGCCGACGCCTATTACCAGAAACGGCCACAGCTGTTAGCCTTACTTCAAGAATTGTACAACAGCTATGTCTCTTTGGCAGATCGCTACTGCCAAGCACTTGCCAAGAACCATCATCATAATCGTCGATATTCTTCTCCTATACCATCATTAACTTTCAGTGAGAATGATAACTGTGATGAGGAAGACAATGGTGGAGAGATCATTGAGTCTGATGCTGAGAGTTCATTATCATATCAACCTTCCTTTCCACCTTCAACACAAGGCAAATTTGATGCAGACATGATTGTTGCTGACTTAGTGATCAGAACTGTGGAATATGATTTCGTCTTAGACGAGCTTAATCAAGTGGAAAAGCAAAACAATGAGTCATTAAGGAAGGTAGATTTGCAGAAAAGCTTACTGGACGTGCTGGAATCAGAGAGGTTGATTCTGTTAAACGAAAATGCTAGATTAGGATACAAGGTAGCTTCATTGATGGAGGAAAACAAAGGGTTATCTTCGGAATCTCTGTTCTTGAAGAGGAAGGCTGCTGAGTTAGCAAGGTGCATATTAAAGATGAGGGAGGATCATAGAGTTTGTATGCTAAGTCGAAAGATTGAGGATCTTCAAGGGCAAATATACGGGCTGGAGAAGAGGAACAAGGAGTATTATGATCAGCTTGTAAAGCatgaagaagagaagaagagcaGGTCCAAATCAATGAAGGGTAAAAGAGAAGTTAGTCTAAAGGGTTGCTTTAAAGTTCCTGAAGATGTTGTTGCTGGGATTACCAGGAGCTTTAGTTTTGGAAATCTGAAAAAAGGTGACCAGCATGGAAATTTTAAGGTTGAAGATGAGAAGAAAGTTCCTAAGTTGTGGGATAGGGTCAAGAAGTTTGATATCTTCCTTTGTGGACCTAATTTCAACTCACCCTATTGCTGA
- the LOC104229101 gene encoding dehydrogenase/reductase SDR family member FEY-like: MAKVEEIRNSKEEEEEAKQPLKTTVKKEALGWMEWLRGWFYLVFEMLFQRISASHLHNPMPLPPINDLTCIVTGSTSGIGREIARQLAESGAHVVMAVRNTKNAQELIQKWQEDWSGKGLPLNIEVMELDLLSLDSVARFAEAWNARLAPLHVLINNAGIFSIGEPQKFSKDGYEEHMQVNHLAPAMLSILLLPSLIRGSPSRIINVNSTMHYVGFVDPEDMNVVSGKRKYTSVVGYGGSKLAQIMFSSVLHKRLPAEAGISVVCVTPGIVLTNVARDLPQFLQVGYRLIPYFIFNAEEGSRSTLFAATDPQISEYCEMLKADDWPVCAYISHDCRPTNASEEAHNVETSYKVWEKTLDLVGLPLDSVERLIEGEEIKCRYGNSQE, encoded by the exons ATGGCGAAGGTGGAGGAGATTAGGAATtcgaaagaagaagaagaagaagctaagCAGCCATTGAAGACAACGGTGAAGAAGGAAGCATTAGGATGGATGGAATGGCTAAGAGGCTGGTTCTATTTGGTTTTCGAGATGCTTTTTCAAAGGATATCGGCTAGTCACTTGCACAACCCTATGCCTCTCCCTCCTATCAATGATCTCACTTGCATCGTCACTGGTTCTACCAGCGGCATCGGCCGTGAAATCGCTCG GCAGTTGGCCGAATCAGGAGCACATGTTGTTATGGCTGTAAGGAACACGAAAAATGCACAGGAATTAATACAGAAATGGCAGGAAGATTGGTCTGGCAAGGGCCTTCCGCTCAACATTGAG GTCATGGAGCTTGATCTTCTCTCTTTGGATTCTGTTGCACGATTTGCAGAAGCGTGGAATGCCCGCTTGGCACCATTACATGTTCTCATCAATAATGCTGGCATATTTTCAATAGGGG AACCACAGAAGTTTTCGAAAGATGGGTATGAAGAACACATGCAAGTGAATCATCTAGCTCCGGCGATGCTTTCGATATTGCTTTTACCATCACTTATTAGAGGTTCTCCGAGCCGAATTATTAACGTGAACTCTACG ATGCACTATGTTGGGTTTGTTGATCCAGAAGATATGAATGTTGTATCTGGAAAGAGAAAGTACACCAGTGTAGTGGGATACGGAGGCAGTAAGCTTGCTCAG ATTATGTTCAGTAGCGTCCTTCACAAGAGGCTACCTGCTGAAGCTGGCATAAGTGTAGTCTGTGTTACTCCTGGAATTGTTCTAACCAATGTT GCCAGGGATCTTCCTCAGTTTCTGCAAGTGGGTTATCGTCTAATACCTTATTTTATATTTAATGCAGAAGAAG GCTCTAGAAGTACCTTGTTTGCAGCAACAGATCCTCAAATATCCGAGTATTGTGAAATGCTGAAAGCAGATGACTGGCCAGTCTGTGCTTACATTTCTCACGATTGTCGTCCCACAAATGCTTCTGAAGAAGCACATAATGTCGAAACTTCTTATAAGGTCTGGGAGAAGACGCTAGATTTGGTTGGCCTTCCTTTAGACTCAGTAGAGAGGCTTATAGAAGGGGAAGAAATTAAATGCCGGTATGGGAATTCCCAGGAGTAA
- the LOC104229100 gene encoding uncharacterized protein produces MASTKVQRIMTQPINLIFRFLQSKARIQIWLFEQKDLRIEGRIIGFDEYMNLVLDDAEEVNVKKKSRKQLGRILLKGDNITLMMNTGK; encoded by the exons ATGGCTAGCACCAAAGTTCAAAGGATTATGACCCAGCCCATT AACCTGATCTTCAGGTTTCTACAGAGT AAAGCTCGCATTCAGATATGGCTTTTCGAGCAGAAAGATCTGAGGATTGAAGGACGTATTATC GGTTTCGATGAGTACATGAATTTGGTTCTGGATGATGCTGAGGAAGTCAATGTGAAGAAGAAAAGCAGAAAACAGTTGG GGCGTATTCTTCTGAAAGGCGATAATATCACACTGATGATGAACAC GGGGAAATAA
- the LOC138888286 gene encoding uncharacterized protein has product MATLINYGLSEKKSMVQTAILTIELLLLSTGLVSIFFMLKKAISPSYLFDMFLVNLRESLNSLKSFLSSPLYMCVFINSVVILILFQHPIMEFLNVFLVKKDADDIQQQHHEKVDMPNRTNSAIAMDTVMSFFSRYNSHPSVLLEDIQDEMPSCVKDIEIDSIQTAYTFPDISHLSHEANEIRKPRSPHPPQITTATKTKTKQQKFEEFKETQSKEEEDDSLEATWKAITNKKKELKKSLTFNDALSMSRIGGLRGDISVSPEESNKKFDDFIKKINHERILQRQESDQRYMLNLAR; this is encoded by the coding sequence ATGGCAACCTTGATTAACTATGGATTATCAGAGAAGAAAAGCATGGTCCAAACTGCAATATTAACCATAGAGCTTCTTCTCTTATCAACAGGACTTGTGTCTATTTTTTTCATGCTCAAAAAAGCTATAAGTCCTAGTTACTTATTTGACATGTTTCTTGTTAATCTGAGGGAAAGTTTGAATTCTTTGAAAAGCTTCTTGTCATCTCCACTATACATGTGCGTCTTCATCAATTCTGTTGTCATCCTTATATTATTTCAACACCCAATAATGGAATTTCTCAATGTTTTTCTAGTTAAAAAGGATGCTGATGATATTCAACAACAACATCATGAAAAAGTAGACATGCCGAATAGAACGAATTCTGCTATTGCAATGGACACTGTTATGTCTTTTTTCAGCCGTTATAATTCACACCCTTCAGTATTATTAGAAGATATTCAAGATGAGATGCCTAGCTGTGTGAAAGACATTGAAATTGATAGTATACAGACAGCATATACTTTTCCAGACATATCTCATTTGAGTCATGAAGCCAATGAAATCAGGAAACCACGTTCACCACATCCGCCACAGATTACCACTGCTACAAAAACAAAGACAAAGCAACAAAAGTTTGAAGAGTTTAAGGAGACTCAAAgcaaagaagaagaggatgacTCATTGGAGGCGACATGGAAAGCAATTACAAACAAGAAAAAGGAGCTGAAAAAGTCATTGACATTTAACGATGCTTTATCCATGTCTCGAATAGGTGGGCTAAGAGGGGACATCTCTGTAAGTCCAGAGGAATCCAACAAGAAATTTGATGATTTCATAAAAAAGATCAATCATGAGAGAATACTTCAGAGGCAAGAATCTGATCAGCGATATATGTTAAATCTCGCCCGCTAA